In Nitrospira sp., the following are encoded in one genomic region:
- a CDS encoding sigma-54 dependent transcriptional regulator, with protein sequence MKKRVLLIDDEARVRTSLKMVLEPNYEILQAADAQEGLETFRKEGPDLVLLDVILPGTDGLAVLETLRSESRMTPVIMLTGTKSVKTAVDAMKLGAADYLSKPFDVEELRIVVDRALSSQALEREVKQLRAQVVQRYAFHNLIGKSQGMQEIYAKIEQVADSRTTVLITGESGTGKELVAKALHYNSGRREKPFIALNCAALPETLIESELFGHEKGSFTDATARRVGQFELANTGTLFLDEIGDLSAMTQAKLLRVLQEREFTRIGGVQSIKVDVRIVAATNRNLEDMVRKGQFREDLYYRINVISLFLPPLRERGEDIPLLAKHFLAKRVEEEKRPHIEFGKEALEVLTRYPWPGNVREMENIIEQAFIWSQNCPQITQEHLPTIMKSDSRSSSLRDDTLAGRMSLEKAVMEFEREIILDALKRTNYVQTHAANLLGISRRMLKYRMDTLGIGRPDNGNSQEPEPPVQE encoded by the coding sequence ATGAAAAAGCGCGTTCTCTTGATCGACGACGAAGCCCGTGTCCGGACTTCACTGAAAATGGTGCTCGAGCCGAACTACGAGATCCTCCAGGCCGCGGATGCTCAGGAGGGCCTCGAGACGTTCAGAAAAGAAGGACCTGATCTGGTCCTGCTCGATGTCATTCTCCCGGGAACCGACGGACTGGCCGTGCTGGAAACCCTGCGCTCTGAAAGCCGTATGACTCCCGTGATCATGCTCACGGGCACGAAGTCGGTCAAGACCGCCGTCGACGCGATGAAACTGGGCGCCGCCGACTATTTGTCCAAACCCTTTGACGTCGAAGAATTGCGCATCGTCGTGGATCGCGCGCTCAGCTCTCAAGCCCTCGAACGGGAAGTCAAACAACTCCGGGCGCAAGTCGTCCAGCGCTATGCCTTCCACAACCTCATCGGCAAGAGCCAAGGCATGCAGGAGATTTACGCGAAGATCGAACAAGTAGCGGACAGCCGAACCACCGTGCTGATTACCGGCGAAAGCGGAACGGGAAAAGAGCTTGTCGCAAAAGCCCTGCACTACAACAGCGGCCGGCGTGAGAAGCCCTTCATTGCCCTGAACTGCGCGGCGCTCCCGGAAACACTGATTGAGAGCGAACTCTTCGGCCACGAGAAAGGTTCCTTTACCGATGCCACGGCCAGACGTGTCGGCCAGTTCGAACTCGCCAATACCGGCACCCTGTTCCTGGACGAAATCGGCGATCTCAGCGCCATGACACAAGCCAAGCTCCTGAGAGTGCTCCAGGAACGGGAGTTTACGAGAATCGGCGGCGTCCAATCGATCAAGGTCGATGTCCGTATCGTCGCCGCCACCAACAGAAATCTCGAAGACATGGTGCGCAAGGGGCAATTTCGTGAAGATCTCTACTACCGCATCAACGTGATCTCGCTGTTTCTGCCTCCCCTCCGTGAACGCGGTGAAGATATTCCCCTGCTCGCCAAGCACTTCCTTGCCAAGCGAGTCGAGGAAGAGAAGCGCCCGCACATCGAATTCGGGAAAGAAGCGCTGGAGGTCCTGACCCGCTACCCCTGGCCGGGAAACGTCCGGGAAATGGAAAATATCATCGAGCAAGCTTTTATCTGGTCGCAGAATTGCCCGCAGATTACCCAGGAGCATCTGCCGACCATTATGAAAAGCGACTCGCGATCATCCTCACTCCGCGACGACACGCTCGCCGGCCGAATGTCCCTAGAAAAAGCGGTCATGGAATTTGAGCGGGAGATCATTCTCGATGCATTGAAACGAACCAACTATGTCCAGACCCACGCCGCCAATCTCTTAGGAATCAGCCGGCGCATGCTGAAATACCGGATGGATACCTTGGGAATCGGCCGACCGGACAATGGGAACAGTCAAGAACCAGAGCCGCCTGTGCAGGAATAA